One region of Papaver somniferum cultivar HN1 unplaced genomic scaffold, ASM357369v1 unplaced-scaffold_131, whole genome shotgun sequence genomic DNA includes:
- the LOC113332517 gene encoding transcription factor MYB78-like, with the protein MYSSSTTMNNNRRSSAGGGGDSSSSSTTMTTTQSSSDNEDMMMMTMDYEQQQEDLDLRRGPWTDEEDHLLTNYIANHGEGRWNSLAHAAGLKRTGKSCRLRWLNYLRPDVRRGNITPEEQLMILELHSQWGNRWSKIAQYLPGRTDNEIKNYWRTRVQKHAKQLRCDVNSKLFKDTMRNVWMPRLAERIQAAADGTSLEATNTITGHHFNNNIDFTSVAESTNINDMGMINTNRTNRRRSIKSEDNYTTAKVPASSSTADSLWTNTGTTQVPSPVSDLTYDQYQYPFEYNCESTTTQTSHIMNYPEYIMPSPIGYNLNHDFNFQGCTTSSVHEQQNMSNISGNWLGSDTSSTITQDNSLWDYLWNPNQDIMFIQQQQQQF; encoded by the exons atgtattcatcatcaactACTATGAATAATAATAGAAGATCAtcagctggtggtggtggtgatagcaGTAGTTCTAGTACCACTATGACAACAACACAAAGTAGCAGTGATAATGAagatatgatgatgatgactatGGATTATGAGCAGCAACAAGAGGATCTTGATCTGAGAAGAGGTCCATGGACAGATGAAGAGGATCATTTGCTTACTAATTACATTGCTAACCATGGTGAAGGTCGTTGGAACTCTCTTGCTCATGCCGCTGGTTTAAAACGTACCGGAAAAAGCTGTAGATTGAGATGGTTGAATTACTTGCGCCCTGATGTTCGACGCGGTAATATTACACCGGAAGAACAACTTATGATTCTTGAACTCCATTCTCAATGGGGAAACAG GTGGTCAAAGATTGCTCAATATCTACCGGGAAGAACAGATAATGAGATAAAGAACTATTGGAGAACAAGGGTACAAAAACACGCCAAGCAACTCCGGTGTGATGTTAACAGCAAACTCTTCAAAGACACCATGCGTAATGTTTGGATGCCAAGATTGGCTGAAAGAATTCAAGCAGCAGCGGATGGGACTTCTCTGGAAGCCACCAACACCATTACAGGCCACCATTTCAATAATAATATAGATTTCACATCAGTGGCAGAGAGCACCAACATTAATGACATGGGCATGATCAATACTAATCGAACTAATCGAAGAAGAAGTATAAAGTCTGAGGACAACTATACAACTGCTAAGGTTCCTGCTTCATCATCGACAGCCGATTCTTTATGGACAAACACGGGGACGACCCAAGTTCCTTCTCCGGTTTCAGACCTTACTTACGATCAATATCAGTACCCTTTTGAGTATAACTGTGAGAGCACTACTACCCAAACTTCACATATCATGAATTACCCAGAGTATATCATGCCCAGTCCTATAGGTTACAACCTAAACCATGATTTCAACTTTCAAGGTTGTACTACTAGTAGCGTCCACGAACAACAGAACATGAGCAACATTAGTGGCAATTGGTTAGGGAGTGATACTAGTAGTACTATTACTCAAGATAATTCATTATGGGACTATTTGTGGAACCCTAATCAAGATATCATGttcatacaacaacaacaacaacagttctga
- the LOC113332516 gene encoding AP-3 complex subunit mu-like: MLQCIFLLSDSGEIILEKQLTSHQVDRFICVWFWENVISQGDSFKVLPVIASPTHYLFQIGRDGITFLACTQVEMPPLMAIEFLCRVADVLNEYLGGLNEDLIKDNFVIVYELLDEMIDNGFPLTTEPNILRDMIAPPNLVSKVLSVVTGNSSNMSNTLPGATASCVPWRTADLKHSSNEVYVDLVEEMDAIINRDGNLVKCEIFGQVEVNSHLSGLPDLTISFTNPSVLNDVRFHPCVRFRPWESNQILSFVPPDGLFKLMSYRIKKLNNTPIYVKPQLTSDAGTCRVSVLVGIRNNPGKTIDNITVQFQLPACVASADLTSNYGTVNILADKTCFWSIGRIPKDKAPCMSGNLVLETGLERLNVFPTFQVGFKIMGVALSGLKIDKLDFKNLPSPPYKGFRGITRAGNYEVRS; encoded by the exons ATGTTGCAGTGCATTTTCCTTCTATCAGATTCTGG GGAGATAATATTGGAGAAGCAATTGACGTCACATCAAGTGGATAGATTTATTTGTGTTTGGTTTTGGGAAAATGTCATTTCTCAGGGAGATTCCTTCAAG GTTCTACCTGTGATTGCTTCACCTACACATTACCTTTTTCAAATTGGACGCGATGGAATTACGTTTTTAGCTTGCACACAAGTTGAAATGCCACCATTGATGGCAATTGAG TTCCTGTGTAGAGTTGCAGATGTTTTGAATGAGTATCTTGGTGGGTTGAATGAAGACTTGATCAAGGATAACTTTGTTATCGTGTATGAG CTGTTGGATGAGATGATAGACAACGGCTTCCCTCTCACTACTGAACCAAACATCTTAAGAGATATGATAGCACCGCCAAATCTTGTTAGCAAGGTTCTGAGTGTTGTAACTGGTAATAGTTCCAATATGAGTAATACCCTTCCAGGTGCAACAGCATCTTGTGTTCCTTGGAGAACAGCTGATCTGAAGCATTCGAGTAATGAAGTTTATGTTGATCTTGTTGAGGAAATGGATGCAATTATAAACAG GGATGGGAACCTGGTGAAATGTGAGATATTTGGTCAAGTTGAAGTCAACTCCCACCTCTCAGGTCTCCCTGACTTGACTATCTCCTTCACGAACCCCTCAGTTCTAAATGATGTGAGATTTCATCCTTGCGTTCGGTTTAGGCCCTGGGAATCAAATCAGATACTCTCTTTTGTTCCTCCTGATGGCCTGTTCAAGCTCATGAGTTACAG GATCAAAAAGTTGAACAACACTCCTATATATGTAAAGCCTCAGCTAACCTCAGATGCTGGAACATGTCGTGTCAGCGTGTTGGTTGGAATAAGGAATAATCCTGGAAAAACGATTGACAATATTACAGTACAGTTTCAATTGCCTGCATGTGTAGCTTCGGCAGATTTAACTTCGAACTATGGAACAGTGAATATCCTTGCAGATAAG ACATGTTTTTGGTCAATTGGACGGATTCCAAAGGATAAAGCTCCTTGTATGTCTGGAAACTTAGTACTTGAAACAGGTCTAGAACGCTTGAATGTATTTCCAACATTCCAAGTGGGCTTCAAGATCATGGGTGTCGCTCTTTCTGGTTTGAAAATAGACAAGTTAGACTTCAAGAACCTTCCAAGTCCCCCTTACAAAGGATTCCGCGGAATCACACGAGCAGGGAACTATGAAGTACGATCCTAA